The proteins below are encoded in one region of Bremerella sp. P1:
- a CDS encoding ester cyclase, which yields MSQLTKLAKDWFELVWNQRNDDAIFELSAKNAVGYAESDIRYFSMEAFKEFRDNVLAAMPDLRMDVEAVIEQPPNVVVRWFLTGTHTGDGFGFTPTRSRVAVRGMTWLKADDDNKFVEGWDCWNQARMLQIFVGAAQGSPAPEEDQA from the coding sequence GTGAGCCAATTGACGAAACTGGCCAAGGATTGGTTTGAGCTGGTATGGAATCAGCGTAACGACGACGCCATCTTCGAGTTATCCGCCAAGAACGCAGTCGGATATGCCGAGTCGGATATCCGCTATTTCAGCATGGAGGCGTTCAAGGAGTTTCGTGATAACGTCCTGGCCGCCATGCCTGATCTTCGGATGGATGTCGAGGCCGTCATCGAACAGCCTCCAAACGTCGTCGTCCGCTGGTTTCTGACCGGAACCCACACCGGAGATGGTTTCGGTTTCACGCCGACGCGGTCGCGTGTTGCCGTGCGGGGCATGACCTGGCTGAAAGCTGACGACGACAATAAGTTTGTCGAAGGATGGGACTGCTGGAATCAGGCTCGCATGCTGCAGATCTTCGTCGGTGCCGCGCAAGGAAGTCCTGCCCCGGAAGAAGACCAGGCGTAG
- a CDS encoding molybdopterin molybdotransferase MoeA has translation MLSITEALEEVSRHAFRLPTLECPAIEAMGMALAEDVISPVESPAFDKAMMDGFALIAADTNSGNVNLEIVEEITAGNTASEAIEEGQAARIMTGAPLPPGADSVIMVEDTQIDSENVDRVQILQPVKQGSHVLKQGDLLAKGQVVIPTGTIIRPVEVGILADLAAGKALVHRRPTVAIICTGDELVGPGVEPGPGQIRNTNGPMLEAMAIEAGATVKQLGIVRDNRDELAQAIKEGLQADILLISGGMSVGVKDLGPALLAQQGVEKIFHKVKLKPGKPLWFGKQADTDIPTLVFGLPGNPASSLVCFHVFVRRALNELMGRSQISPFVSGFLLTRDFVNPGNRPVFFPAYASRKDGGGATIVPLNWKGSADIATLSQANALACFEANSQYEAGQFVSAVMT, from the coding sequence ATGTTATCGATCACAGAGGCACTCGAAGAAGTTTCTCGCCACGCGTTTCGTCTACCCACGCTAGAGTGCCCTGCGATTGAAGCCATGGGAATGGCTCTCGCGGAAGACGTGATCAGTCCCGTCGAGTCTCCTGCATTCGACAAAGCCATGATGGATGGCTTCGCTTTGATTGCCGCCGATACCAATAGCGGCAACGTCAATCTCGAAATCGTGGAAGAGATCACAGCCGGTAACACGGCCAGTGAGGCCATCGAAGAAGGACAGGCGGCGCGCATCATGACTGGGGCTCCGCTGCCGCCAGGTGCCGATTCGGTCATCATGGTCGAAGACACGCAGATCGACTCCGAAAATGTCGATCGCGTACAGATCCTTCAGCCCGTCAAACAAGGCAGTCATGTCCTGAAACAGGGTGATCTGCTCGCCAAGGGACAGGTCGTCATTCCTACCGGCACGATCATTCGTCCGGTCGAGGTTGGTATCCTGGCCGACCTCGCCGCAGGCAAGGCGCTCGTCCATCGCCGTCCCACGGTCGCGATCATCTGTACCGGAGATGAGCTTGTCGGTCCCGGCGTGGAGCCCGGCCCCGGCCAAATCCGCAATACCAATGGCCCGATGCTCGAAGCCATGGCGATCGAAGCGGGTGCCACGGTTAAGCAGTTGGGCATTGTTCGCGATAATCGGGACGAACTGGCCCAGGCGATCAAGGAAGGGCTACAGGCCGATATCTTGCTGATCTCCGGCGGAATGTCAGTCGGCGTGAAGGACTTGGGTCCTGCGCTTTTGGCACAGCAGGGAGTCGAGAAGATTTTCCATAAGGTGAAGCTCAAGCCAGGGAAGCCACTCTGGTTCGGCAAGCAAGCAGACACGGATATCCCAACCCTCGTGTTCGGTCTTCCTGGTAATCCAGCCAGCAGCCTGGTTTGTTTCCACGTCTTTGTTCGCCGGGCGTTGAATGAACTGATGGGGCGAAGCCAGATTTCTCCGTTTGTTTCCGGTTTCCTGCTGACGCGTGACTTCGTGAATCCGGGCAATCGGCCCGTCTTCTTCCCCGCGTATGCCAGTCGCAAAGATGGTGGTGGTGCGACGATTGTTCCACTCAACTGGAAAGGCTCGGCAGATATCGCCACGCTATCCCAGGCCAACGCACTTGCCTGCTTCGAGGCAAACAGCCAGTACGAAGCTGGGCAATTCGTGTCCGCCGTAATGACGTAA
- a CDS encoding anthranilate synthase component II, which yields MILLIDNYDSFTYNLVQRLGEIDPTLDLQVYRNDQIDCATIEKLAPTHLIVSPGPCTPNEAGISVEAIKYFADKLPILGVCLGHQSMGQAFGGTIVRAERLMHGKTDEIHHDNKGLFEGMPNPFIATRYHSLVIKPDTLPDGFEVAAWSVMPNGEKEIMSIRHKSLPLLGLQFHPESFLSETGTDMLKRFLEIQPATSP from the coding sequence ATGATTCTGCTGATCGACAACTACGATTCGTTCACCTACAACCTCGTACAGCGGCTAGGGGAGATCGATCCGACCCTGGATCTTCAGGTCTATCGAAACGACCAGATCGACTGCGCGACGATTGAAAAACTCGCTCCAACCCACCTGATTGTTTCTCCCGGGCCGTGCACGCCCAATGAAGCTGGTATTTCGGTCGAGGCAATCAAGTACTTCGCCGACAAGCTGCCGATCCTCGGCGTTTGCCTGGGTCATCAATCGATGGGGCAGGCATTTGGTGGAACGATCGTACGTGCCGAAAGACTCATGCATGGCAAAACCGACGAGATTCACCACGATAACAAGGGGCTGTTTGAAGGGATGCCCAATCCTTTCATCGCCACGCGTTACCACAGCCTGGTAATCAAGCCGGATACTTTGCCCGATGGTTTCGAAGTCGCCGCTTGGAGCGTGATGCCCAATGGCGAAAAGGAAATCATGTCGATCCGCCATAAGTCGCTTCCCTTGCTGGGCCTGCAGTTCCATCCTGAGAGCTTTCTCAGCGAGACCGGTACCGACATGCTGAAGCGGTTTCTGGAGATTCAACCAGCCACGAGTCCCTAA